Sequence from the Acropora muricata isolate sample 2 chromosome 10, ASM3666990v1, whole genome shotgun sequence genome:
TCCTTTTTCTCGGGCGTACATAAAGTGGCGGTCAACGGGCAAAACAACAAGCTGACTTAACTCGAGCGACGTTAGAAATATTTCCTACCTCCATTCTTGCATCAGCCCAATCGTCTGCATTTCTCATAATCTAcatttaaaattgaaacaatggCAATATCAGCAACATCATACGAATTCAATAGAGATTTTACGTgtcaataaatatagattattacatgttaagagcctgatatcgtttttattcacgtcgagtttttaataccatatcgcgaacgagcgagtcttcgagcgagtgagcggtatggtattaaaaacgagtgaataaaaacgatatcaggctcttaacatgtaataatttgtttattacatattaaatacttaaaaaaatcaagccaccaagctgaagtacaagaaagcgttgataaaactgcagagcaattcttcccgccaaatttggcgccaggcgtcagctaaaatataacgtgcaaccggattggtccaaccaaattattacaatctatttgattggacaattcaaacacGTGAagtgatatcatttcactcagtgaaatgatagcatatcacttcacgggtattatttttattcacggctttattacactgatatccacacacaATATGTaataattacaggttaacgcactcggcgagtgaattatcgggatttacctgcacgagttcactaacaatgaaggagaaataattcacgagcaatgagtgcgttaacctttttattattcaaattgaatacactgcaagcaaaaatcgtcaaattttgagtcagccaaagccatggtgtaatgacagtggtgtatagaatttacaccacggctattacaccacgataatgacgtcaaggaggttgttgcgtcataacccagggtcacgtggtacaaatcaaccaatcagaaaatcggaattcgtacagtgtatgaaagttgaataataataccagttattaattttgtaattttctatGACCCACGCGAAGATTAATGGCATGGGATGCCGAAGAGGAGAAATCAGCATTCAAAAGCCTTCTACATCCCTCTCTATCATGCGATAGGTCAACCTCTTGGAACGAGAATCCAAATCAAACTGAGAGGTATGATTGTAATAGTAACAGGACTGTACTTTATTTCATTCTGCTTTGAAATGATCTAGGACACATACCTCTCGGTTCTCAAGTTGGGAGACCCTTCCTTGATCCTGCAACTTTTCGTCCTCGCTTTTAGCTTGTTGGTCGTCAACAAATTTCCGTCTCACGGCGCCTTCACCCCGTGAGTTAACCGGGAGATCTTCATCTGAATCCACGTTTGCACGAAGCCTGGTGTCCCTTTTCATAACCGGGTCCAAATCTTTTTCACCTTCCCTGCCTCTTCCTTGTTCGTTATCCGCCAGATCATCCTTTTCTTCCACTTCGCTGTTTTCCTTGTTCTCGTCTTGTTGTTCCCCTCCGGTATCAACACCCAGTTTATCTTTTGAAGCCAATGAGGTGTCTGGATTTGCGACTTCCAGCTTCTCGTCAGCCTCACTTGAAGGTTGATTTGCATCTGCTGATTTCTTTTCGCCTGGAGCATTGGCTGAATGGCTAGAAGATGACGTTGAATTTTGGCTTTCTGTGTCAACATTCTCTCCCTCTTTGTCCTCCCTCTCATCctgtttttcaatatttttctcaTCTTTATCCACATTATCCTCCTTGCCGCCCTCATCTTCATCTCCCAGATTCTCCTCACCAGTTTCACTCTTTTTGCCAACTTTAGCTTCTTCAGAAGCCTCCTCTTCTGTCGGTGTCACTTCACTACTTTCTTCATCGTCAGCCTTCcctcctttttttccctttgacatggatttttctttgtttgaagaCTTCTTCATATCTgataagaaataaaattaaaaatattgagATCAAAGTAAATTCACAAAGTTACAATAATCATTGTATTACTCTTAATTCTCCGTCTAGATTACGTATTCCATGAGCATCAAATGCTCAAGGTATTAAAAGTTATTCAAGTATAAGTAATAACATAGTTGCAAGTGCTATTTGAAACAACTGATTTGTCTAGACATGCACGAGGTTAAAGGTGGAATGCAACTATAAGGGGTACCTTGAGATTTCTTTGCTTCTTCAAGTTCTAGCTTCAGAGCTTTCAAACTTTTCTTGCAGTTgtctctgtttaaaaaaaatgcaataccGTAATTAAACACACACATATCGatgtatctatctatctcttTATCtaactatctatctatcgatcAATATATTTAtatctatttatctatctatctatctatttatctattgatctatctatctatctatctatctatctatctatctatctatctatctatctatctatctatctatctatctatctatataccgtaattccaaaaaatatgcaTATATCAACACTCCAAGCTGCGACCACTTCGGGCGCCAGAGCGACTAAAATTTTGGTACTGGTCACTTGATTCGCAAAATAATCGCCAAATAGGCGACCACAGAAAATTCATACTTGAAGATacgaaaataataatatacaactatcccccgaggGGGaggtaaatagttaacaattattccatgagcgcgcgttggatatgagatggtaaatagccatcGAGGCGTGTTCTTTTTTGGCTGTAtccagagaaaaatttcgctttccggcgaaaaatTTTTTAGCTCTGCAAAGCGTAGCGTAATCAtgtaccatataaggtcaaactaaggtatatataaacaattgccttcatttggcgcgaaaatatgctcagaTATTTGTCCGCCGATTATCTGTTCCgggaagcgaacagttttccgagagcgaagcgagaggaaaactgtgagcttcgagcaTATTACgctatccgagcatattttcgcagccaaattgaggctattgtgtttattatccatcggttttaaaaatatcctcggatattccccagtctttgctggggaatattcgcccacgtgacgcgtttagaccaatagcgcgcgagcgaaaatatttgatggattataagagctgataaccaagattgagtgaaccaatcagagtagaCGAAacgcattatccgaggttgagaattaaGTAATGGTGGATGTATACCGAGAcacgaagcgtcgaggtatatatatTCACTGCGCCACTATGCCGCTTCaataatggccacaatttcttgttcttaaactttcgcgaaacgatgcgccatttttccctccgttcgcaaaacagtgaatatccaaggattttcgaagttacgggagccaatcaaaacacgcgaaaattgccattgatttggtaaatactaataatctATAGTCtaaattgttttgacatgaTAAGGTCCTCTCTGCTGATACCCCAGAGGGAACAGATGAGAAGTTGTCATCGATAATCATTCGCACGAACGCTAAGTATAAAATTTTGGCAAAGAACTCTCAAGACTTTGCAGCCAAATCGACGGAAAAAATGAATAGGCCAGAGGAAAAGACGCGAATACCTTTATGAAGAATTGTGTGCAAGAATAGTTTAAAAACATAATTAAGTTATAAAGGGCGTCTCATTCTAGACCGCAAAATAACTATGATcgtaatagagcggttttcaaatgactgtcgaaaaaccaaaaccaaagcaatcacctccgaccaatcacaacaggaacgaacagcgcgatgaaccaatcacaattcctagcaattacctgtaactcgctcgaagcgcgggaaaaatcatgcgtacatggtgcgattggttttggttttggttttgcttctcattggttgaaaaactggcgcggctcttttaagccaatcactaagcgtagcagtcatttgaaaactgctctattaacTAATCCTCATCACTAATTGATACGTACTACGTCATAATACGTAACTCCAATTATCTGTAAACAAACGAAGAGGCAGAAGTCGAAACGCATCGGGTCTAAAATAAAGACTTCCATTGATTTCTTGACTGTCATCTATCTATATAATACGTTAGGATGTCGTCAACACGTCAAACAAGCCAACGCTtgaaaaacagcaaacaaaatCCTGGACAAAATGAATCAAGCGCAAGAACAAAAGAGCGAGCGCCAGCAGATGAGATTCTTGAAGATAATCCAGAGGCGAGGAACGAACAACATGGAGATGACTACGCAACGCCCTCCGCAAATTTTATTGAGGGGTTGAACCGGGTCGTCAATGCCGAAATTTCAGTGGATGAACTACAAGAACTCGGGTGGAAAATTTACACCTTCGAGGAGACGGAGTCGAAGATCAAATTTCACTTCGATTTCTGAAAACCTGCTTAGGGGAAGACATTATCCCAAAGGGACTGATGGTTAACAAGGAActtagaacttttttttttgtgagtttCCCTTCGATGATATCATGTTATCATTATAAGTTTACACACCATGTACAATGTTAGGATCCTTAAAAAAAATAGCTTTAATATTTTTACTGACCTCTCGGTGGTTACTTTGCCAATCTTCTCCAGGAGAGATGAATAATTTAACTTTAATTCATTAAATTTTTCCAGAAGCTTTTCAGCCTTTGCTGTAAATGTTGAACATAAAAAGACACAGTCAGTGAACCGACCTGATTACATTAGGTGACAATCTTTTACATATAAGCTTGCAATAAACACGCACACATACTGTAAACTACATAGAGAAGCAATCATCCTTCCTTTGTACTCTTAACCAAGATCAGAGGTGGATAATAGtaagaatttaaaaaacaatgattattgAGTCATCTATTGTTTTGCAATGAGTTTATCCAGCAGATATTGCAAACCCACTTGCCAACAACTGGCTCCAAACCAAccataattatttcatttatcTCCTTCACTTAAATATGCAAAAACAGCTAGCATCACTTAAGGTTAAACACTGCTGATTAAAAAGCAAAATCGAAATGCATACAAGTAAATATGATGGCCCACAAAAGCTCACAATCCAGAATTCTTGAAGTCCAGTACAAGACCATGAGCATTCTGGGTCACTCATacatacataaaattaattacgaAGGGAAGGCACTAGACATTGGAATGCAGGCTCAGTTGTAGCAATCAACAGAATCTGGTTTCAGGTGACCCGAATCTTATGATGGCGCTGTTAACATAGCTGGCAGGTACGCTGGTGCATTAACATTAATCCAACATCAGTTtgccaaaattattttatttttggacaaatTTATGTTAGTGGAAATTAGTCACACAAAAttcctggatccacccctgggGTTTATATTAAATTTAGGTGAATGCATGCAGTTTACATAGCCGCCTTGAACATTTCTACTTTGCAGCCCTCACACTCATGACGGTGAAAATCAAAGCAGTGCTCTCCCTTTTCAACAGCACAGTAGAAAAAAGAGTCTTTCAATACAGTGGATCATTGCCGTCATCATGGCTTATTATGTCTGCTTAGTGCATTAGATGGAATAGAAATTTGACTTATTTTAGTCTACTTGATACTGATCGTTTTGCCCTTTCTTCCTTATGAATACAAGGATCAAAGATTGGTAAAACAAATGTgcacagggctgcaaataaccaccggtcaacggacaatgtcagGTCAAtaataggttttgtccggtcaaatcattagatggccggacaattgaaggggtgtgtggaataaggccttaagtgacttttgatgcaatgtcaaattctcctaatCATTCACAAccgaatacaaggaaatttggaaggagaatctggtaatttatcagaagtcacttaaggcttttctccagatACCCCTGCAATTTGTCTGGTCGTTTACactggtaaggaaaaaatttagagtttcaaattgtaaatatttaaaggttcaatattattattattatcaatgtttgtcaagccaaaaatgggatatgtccaaGCAAAAATAGGTTCGACTGGACAATTTGACCAGTGCCAGCCAGGAAATTATTTACAGCCCTGTgtgtacaattttttttcttttaacatttgaattttcaacaattccaggccacTTTAGGTGGTAATAAGTAATGTTAGGGACAGTAAATTTTACCAGTGACAACTTGAAAAGGAGAAAACTCAGAACAGCAACGGTTTACTCACTAGATAATGCTCTAAGCTGAGAGGACGAGCCATTTACTCCTGTCTTCAGTTTTTCTAACTCTTCCCGATATACTCtctgcaaagaaacaaaaaaattgagtgataatagtaataataataataataataataataataataataataataataatagtaataatagaccaaataacctttttttttcctttctctgctGTTTCAGGACAATGAAGTTCAAGGTTATAACTAACAGTAAAAATGCTATCACcaaaatgtaatgtaataataattattattattattcaactttcatacactgtacgaattccgattttctgattggttgatttctACCACATGACCCTGGGTTATtgcgcaacaacctccttgccgtcattatcgtggtgtaatagccatggtgtaaattctatacaccactgtcattacaccatggctttgactgactcaaaatttgacgatttttgcttgcagtgtattcaatttgaataataaaaaggttaacgcactcattgctcgtgaattatcgggatttacctgcactcgttcactaacaatgaactcgaaatttttcaatactgcacttggcggcctcgtgcggtattgaaatttctcagtcattgttagtgaactcgtgcaggtaaatcccgataattcactcgccgagtgcgttaacctgtaattgaaggggtgtgtggaataaggccttaagtgacttttgatgcaatgtcaaattctcctagtcattcacaaatgaatacaaggaaatttggagtgACAATCTGGTAATTTaccagaagtcacttaaggcttttctccaggcacccctgcaattactCTAAGGCTTGCAACAATGTAACAATGCTTTACCTTCAGATGTTCTTGCTGACAAGCCTTAGCCCAAATTCTAAGCAATCTTTTGTGGGAAAATTGCATGGGCTTCATATTTACCATATACAGTGTGAAATGTTCCAAAATGATACAGCGATACCCATGAAATTTGACCTTAGTTATTGCATACAGGCACTCCAATAATATGGCTTAATTCTAATGGGAAGTTCATGGCCATGTGAACAGGGTTCTACTGAAAAGGTGTCTCTGAAAATACTGTGAAATAAGCCCATTGTTTGTATTCCATTTGATTTTGCCCAACATGTTATGTTACCCTGATTTCAGGTGTCTTCAAGCTACGTACTGTCAGTTTTCAAacgacaacaataattattgcagcaTTAGGTAAATATATCTTATAACctgttttgttgtgtagtatcgctgagtatttttacgagttgtgctgtattttgacgagcccgtagggtgaatcaaaatacaaacaatgagtaaaaaattaatactcaacgatactacacaacaaaacgtctaataagcgATTTACagggttctccttatcaggtggtaaccggtaaaatttaccgcttcAAGCAATACTTCCaagaacttcttaccgcctgcaaccttttgaaggtttactaaagcTATATtatgttgttttaaaaaataccggtcaggaattgtcccttacctgctgagctaaaacttagggagaacactggatttattatccaacacgctaAATTGTTATGTCTGTGGTGGTGAATTTCGCAGACATTTATTTACAGGGAATGTGTGACAGAAGTATGCAAAGCGGAATGGAATTGCCATGGGAAATCCAGCTAAATGATTCGTTAACAGCTAGAgcacaaggcaaactggttttgaCCAAGCCATCACAtcatttatttcacttttcacaacagGAAAAATATCGTCCTTCAATCATccaaattacagatcaattcaagtttttcactttaagatttttgTCCAAACAAAACCtagaaaacaaattcattttgacaaacaaaattttttttcataagttCAATCCAAGTCTACTTGCGCGTTGCCAGAAAACCTGTCTAACCAgtcctctggagtacaaataccaaGTGATATCTGTACTCGTTTTGGGCATTATTTGTGCTCCACAAAGTACAGTTGGATAATAATAGTCCCAACTACAAACATAATTTTGCCACAAAGTGGAAGCCTACCAAAGCAGAAGTTCTCTACTTCCACTAGCTGGAGAATACTTTTGTGCCAAAATACAAAgcacttaaggaggctcgaaagggtttttagctgcacgcgcgagtaacctacacacgccataactaagaaacacgcttCAGCAGAGTAAATCAAATTTATCAAAAGTAGCgtgtgcaacacaccggaagtgaaaagaaggcgtaaaatcgcgcgaaacggaaataaaagcagtggaaaaaaattgtctctatctcgaaattttgcgcggtaacctatcttgattttttgcacgCACGTATCATTTACGATGGTACTTTAAATGacaaagtttcgcggaaatctatctagtacaattttctataaatatgccatttttcgatatatcttaaattctactagataacttctTGTCATACTCTCtcataagttaaagaatttagggagctttccaacaaagaaataaaaacggtaagTCACCAACTTagtttttccaataattttcaacaactgaaatttagaGAGCCTTTTTGTCGACCTGgcatgttgccgtggtaacctatatgtcataagtgccctcaaagtattatccaacaatagagttgcaaagatatttatagtttgcccacactatgaaatatccttcttcgGTATCTTtaatcgtttcacaaacactatagcaacaaaaaaaccctttcgagcctccttaattgtGAGGAATTAATCAATGATGATGATTAATTCCTCACAACATTTAAATTCAGCAAGAATCATTGCAATATATGAGGCTACAAAATCACAACAAGTACAAACACAAAGCATTGATTACTGttaaaattttaatatttattgaaagGAATGCAGCTCATGAAAGGCTATTGATATTATGTGGTTACATTCTGTTTGGTTTGTGATGTTCAGGAATGAAATAATCATTTCCATAATATCATTCTCACCACCACCAAATCATCaacagaataattattatagtaaaaATCGACAATCTGAGACAACTTGTTTtgcaatttcattggttattttGAACAAGCCTTGAAATCTGACAGGTTCTTTTGTTTAAGCATTCAGGAAAGATGTGATTTAGAACAGAAAATAGTGCCATTAATGAGTCAATTGCAGTGCTGGGAGCCAATCAGACTGCAACGATCACTAGTGATTTCTAAAAGGATGTAATAAATGATACAGTGGCAGTGTAAGTGAAGGACAATGCAGAGAATACAAAAGAGTTTCCTGTGAGATAAATAATCAAATATTTATAATCACAATTTCGTAGACATAGGGCAATTAATCATAGAGATTCTGCCAAACTATAATACAGTGATTCACTGAAGGCCCTTACATGTTAAATAACTATTTATAATCACCCTCATTTTAACAACAAGGACTGCTAAGAACAATCATACAACATTATCTGGCCAATAATTCTGTACACTCTGTACTCAACGGTTTCTAGAATAACATATAGTTTGCCATACCACATTTAACTTTATCATATATTCCATTAAGCAACAATAGAGAGGTTAAGCCTTATGTTTACCACAAACGGCAAACAGTGGACAGCTGGGTGTcacaaaagcgtgaaaatttacgtttttcaacttgtctcacacttttgagaagttatttAATATATCTAGTTAACAGACAGATAGATGCATGTCATTTCTGGCCAACAGTGTTGCCATTAAGCTGCATTTGTACCATTGGTACAGTATTCTACATTTAAGCAATTCCTTTTATGGGTACTTTTAACGTCTGCTAAGATGCAGTGTCCCGTCATATTGCACGCCAACGAGGAAAGAGTTTCGGTAAAAAGTTACAgtttagggactttaagcaaatcgctacggctggcgctaatacggctgccggaagtaaatttcccccaacatgagacactgcgcatgtacgtCGGTTGCATCGAGCCGTagcgtgaaatctgactacgTTCGTCGGGATGTTTTGCCGTAGTAGCTACTACGACGGGATTATTTCGcttctttggcccttttcaacggacatctcggcattttaagaattccattggaatctatatcctttaaaatcaatttaagtcaaagactgtGACAAGGTTGCCTCTCATAAGCTTGCAAAACCGTATTATGAATTTACGATAAGTTTTGACAGCGGGTGTTGGAATGgcgaagtgagtcaagtgaaatattcgtgttcagcacgaggttgtttttcttcggttaagtttgctttgaggatttagtgaacatgttttgtatctggatactatacgatgctattttgcttctttgagtattgatatatgtgtgttcttcactcgatattctttgagatatttgtctctgaagctatatatttcatccatcaaaatgttgttatcgTACAAAGTGTATGGTACtcgcttttgctcagaaataataTGTTCGTCTTAGCAAGGCGAACAACGGCTATCCTCCTTTGAGCAAAGCTATTAGGCTGtgagaaactaaataaaagaggttttaaactccttagccgtgtttctttgtattttgtttcacttaacttaaaatttagcaaaccaccgagacgtactctccccagaccttttcAGTCAGCCGTAGTAGCACCAGCCGTAGTGAATTACAAAACGGTATGTTTTCCCTTCTGTTTCAAATATTGAACCCGGCATCAAacatgttatttttttgttttgtttttttacttcaaaGAACAATCCAATGAATAAACAATGATGTCAAATATCAATTCcgggaaataaataaataaaatctaGAAGCTTAAATATTCAATTATCAAGTTAATTACCTAAGCAACACGTATAATGAATAAGCTTTTTACAAATGACGTACCTCTTGCTCGTGTAGTTTTAATAACTCATTCTCCTTTTCGCTTAGCTGCTTGCTTGTCTCTTCGAATTGCAAATCTTTCGACTTCAACATTTCGCCCaatttatctttttctttttggagcTTAGTAAGTTCGCTTGTCAACGCAGAGCTTTTCTTATCCGATGTGAGTTTGCGTGCCGCTAACGTTCGCATACGGTCCTCTAAAACACTAACTTCCTTTAGAAGCGTACTGTTCTTGGAAGAAACGCCCCAGTAGCTGTAAAACAGAGTGATAACAACGACTACAAGGCATACAAGGATGCATGAAGGACCTCGGCCGGCTCGCATTCCTAGCCCATTGGACGCCATCTTTAGCACTTGAAGTCAAACAGTCCCATGGACCTTTTCGGTAAATGCTGCTTTCAACAACTTCCGGTGCTTTTCGTACTCACCAGGCTCGCGCGTTGCGCCACAACTTCAACTTCAATGAGCGCCCGCTACTGATCTTAAGTGGCctttcgtgaaatttcgaaaatAAGCCCTGGGGCTCATATTTTACAAAGCCCCTTTCTGAGGAGCTTATTTTTGGAGGGGCTTGTATTATAAGGGAAATTTGCGTTACAAAATCGATTGGGGTAGCCTATAGTTGGAAGGAAATTTATGTGTGATTGTACtgttcttcttttgttttattttgtatttaagGGCAATTTCCATGCATAAGCCCCTGGGGGCTTATACTTGGAGGGGCGATTTTACGGAAGGTTTTTTGCGTTACGAGTTTGAAGGGCTTATTTCCTGAATTTTATGGTATCTATTCACTTCGACAACTGGAAAAATCAGCCTCATGACC
This genomic interval carries:
- the LOC136887980 gene encoding Golgi membrane protein 1-like isoform X2, with the translated sequence MASNGLGMRAGRGPSCILVCLVVVVITLFYSYWGVSSKNSTLLKEVSVLEDRMRTLAARKLTSDKKSSALTSELTKLQKEKDKLGEMLKSKDLQFEETSKQLSEKENELLKLHEQERVYREELEKLKTGVNGSSSQLRALSTKAEKLLEKFNELKLNYSSLLEKIGKVTTERDNCKKSLKALKLELEEAKKSQDMKKSSNKEKSMSKGKKGGKADDEESSEVTPTEEEASEEAKVGKKSETGEENLGDEDEGGKEDNVDKDEKNIEKQDEREDKEGENVDTESQNSTSSSSHSANAPGEKKSADANQPSSEADEKLEVANPDTSLASKDKLGVDTGGEQQDENKENSEVEEKDDLADNEQGRGREGEKDLDPVMKRDTRLRANVDSDEDLPVNSRGEGAVRRKFVDDQQAKSEDEKLQDQGRVSQLENREIMRNADDWADARMERP
- the LOC136887980 gene encoding uncharacterized protein isoform X1, which gives rise to MEPLDKARMKVTLNRSRLPATVVVILVSLVFILAYNYWSLSASNSALRQELRHGENYQLSLERRRRVLEGRISEVEAESRSLRGDLLKDRQMKMQATTLNADLKLELQAVRDKLQSALDQERVYREELEKLKTGVNGSSSQLRALSTKAEKLLEKFNELKLNYSSLLEKIGKVTTERDNCKKSLKALKLELEEAKKSQDMKKSSNKEKSMSKGKKGGKADDEESSEVTPTEEEASEEAKVGKKSETGEENLGDEDEGGKEDNVDKDEKNIEKQDEREDKEGENVDTESQNSTSSSSHSANAPGEKKSADANQPSSEADEKLEVANPDTSLASKDKLGVDTGGEQQDENKENSEVEEKDDLADNEQGRGREGEKDLDPVMKRDTRLRANVDSDEDLPVNSRGEGAVRRKFVDDQQAKSEDEKLQDQGRVSQLENREIMRNADDWADARMERP